The DNA region TGCGGATGTGCTGTATGCTTACGGTGACGGCGCGGAGGATTATCGTATCGGCGCACTGGAAGCGGGTATGCCGGATGCGAACATTCACATCATGCACTCGCACGAGGGCATTGCCGGCGCACTCAAGCGCGATGTGAAGCAGGGAGATGCTCTGCTGTTTAAGGGCAGCCGCTATTGGAAGATGGAAAGGGCTCTGGAGTTGTTCCGAGCAAAATAAAAGAGAAAGTCAGGGAAATCGTACATGACAACCATTATCGCTGTGTCGGTCATTGCATCGTTTATCATTGCGGCAGCAATCGGACCGGCGCTCATTCGCTACTTACACAATATGAATTTCGGACAGAAAATCCTGTCCTATGTGCCGGAGCATGCCGGCAAACAGAACACGCCGACCATGGGCGGCTTTATGTTCATCATCAGCATTACGCTTGTGACAATTCTCTCCAACGTCATTCTTGTGCATTCGATTTCGATTCAGTCGTTTACCGTACTGCTGCTGTCGCTGTGTTACGGACTCATCGGCTTTATTGATGACCGCACCAAGATTCGCAAGGCGGAAAATGAGGGCTTGACCTCCAAGCAGAAATTTGCGCTGCAGCTGGTGCTGGCGCTGGTGTTCCTGTCCGTCCTGCACATGGGCGGCTATTTGCTGCCGAGCCTGTACATTCCGTTTGCAGGTGTTTCGCTGAACATCCCGTGGCTGGTGTATATTGTCATCGCGGCATTTATCATGGTCGGCTGCAACAACGCAGTCAATCTGACCGACGGTCTGGACGGTCTCGCTGCAGGCGTGACGCTGCCGGTTGCAGTGTATTTTATCGTAATCGGCGTCATTTCCAATAATACACCGGTTGTTGTATTTGCTTCGGCACTGGCTGGCGGTTTGGCTGCCTTCCTGATCTTTAATTTCAATCCGGCTAAGGTATTCATGGGCGATACCGGTTCGCTGTTTCTCGGCGGCGCCGTTGCAGGTCTTGCCTTTGCCTGCGATCAGCCGATTGCACTTGTGTTTGTCGGTCTGATTTACGTCATTGAGACGCTGTCGGATATTTTGCAGGTTTCCTATTATAAGGCGACCAAGAAGCCGGTTCTGGACGAAAACGGCCAGCCGGTACGCGATGCCAAGGGCAATGTGAAGATGCAGGGCAAGCGCATTTTCAAGAAGGCGCCGATTCATCATCACTTTCAGCTGTGCGGCTGGAGCGAAAAGAAAATTGTGCTGATTTTCGCCGGCATCACGGTTGTGATGTGTGTGCTGGCGTACTTTGGCACCGCACCGCATTATTTGTAACAAGTTACACGTGAGATCGGAAAGACGGAGGTGATTTCCATGGCCTTTGCTTCGGGAAAGAAGCGCGGCACGCGGGCAGTCAGCCGAACGGCATCCCGTCCGCCGCAAAAACAGACGAACAGACGGAGAAAGAAGGCGCGGAAAGCACAGAGACTCCAAGCGCTTCTTTCGAAAAATTTGTATACCCGCCGCGTGTACGGCTGGTATGAGCAAGAGAAAGAAAAACGGGCGGATGCTCCGTTGCTGCTCGTGACGGTGATGCTGCTGGCAATCGGCTTGATTGCCCTGTTGTCTGCCAGCTATCCGAAAGCATACTACAGCTCCTCGACCGGACCGTTTTATTATTTTATCCGTCAGACTATGTTTGCGGCGGTTGGTCTGGCGCTCATGTATGTCGTCTCGTGCATTCCGTACTGGAAGTACAAACGCTGGGCGCTGCATCTGTATGTGTTGTCCATCATACTGCTGATTGTCGTTTTGACACCGCTCGGCACCTCGCTGAACAATTCCCAGCGCTGGCTGTTCGGCTTTCAGCCGTCTGAGATTGCCAAGCTGGCGGTCATGCTTTTGTTCGCCAAGCTGGCGGCAAAGAATCCGAAATCTGTGCACCGCGTCAAGGATTTGATGTTTTACGCGCTGCTGGTTGCGCTGCTGATTGGCTTGCTGGCATTGGAGCCGCACATGTCCGCGGCAATGATTATCACCGTTGTTGCATTTTCCATTCTGTTCGTGGCGGGCATGAAGGTATGGTTCTTGGTTCCGCTGACCGGTGCGGGCATCGCGATTATTGTTCTGGCGTATTTTAATTTGTCGCATGTACATTCCCGGCTCAAGGTATTTTTAGACCCGTTCAGCGATGCACGCAACAAGGGCTATCAGATCGTGCAGTCGCTGATTGCGATTGGTTCAGGCGGGCCGTTTGGTCTGGGACTTGGACAGAGCCGGCAGAAGTTTTTGTATTTGCCGGAGCCGTTTAACGATTTTATTTTTTCGGTTGTGTGCGAAGAGCTGGGCTTTATCGGCGCAACGCTGATTTTGGGATTGTTTGCGTTCTTTGTGTACCGCGGATTCTCCATTGCCAGACGGGCAGGAAGCCGATTTGGCGCTTTCCTCGCAACCGGTATTACGATGCAGTTCGCATTTCAGATTTTGCTGAATCTCGCCGTTGTCACCGGTCTGTTTCCGGTAACCGGCGCATCGCTTCCGATGTTCAGCTACGGCGGCACGGCGCTTGTCATGCAGATGCTGGAAATCGGTATTTTACTCAATATTTCAAGAAACATTCCGCCATCCAAAAAACAATGATGAGGAGAAAAGGGGTAGCTTGATATGAAATTGCTTATTACAGGCGGCGGCACGGGCGGCCATGTCAATCCGGGTCTTGCTATTGCGAAATATGCACAGTCCCGCCGCAATGATGTAGAAATTCGCTTCGCCGGAACATCGACGGGCATTGAATCCAAACTGGTGCCGCGTGAGGGCTATAAGCTGTATACCGTAGACGTGCGCGGCCTCAAGCGTTCGATGTCTCCGTCTGCGGTGCTGTACAACATTGCCACACTGCAGAAGTCTTTGACTGCGACCGCAAAGGCAAAGAAGATTTTGCGCGAATATCAGCCGGATGTTGTCGTGGGCTGCGGCGGCTATGCGAGCTATCCGATGGTTCATGCGGCACAGCAGCTGCATATTCCGACGGTTTTGCTTGAAGTCAATGCCTTTCCGGGCGTTGTGACAAAGTCCTGTGCCAAGAAGGCGGATCGCGTGCTCATCAGTTTTGAGAACACGCGCGAGCTGCTGGAAAATCGTCCGAACATTCGCCTGACCGGCGCACCGGTGCGCGGCGAAATCATTTTTGCAGACCGTGAAAAGGCGCGCAAGAAGATGAAGCTGGCGGACGATGAAAAATTGGTTGTTTCGTTCTGGGGCAGCTTGGGCGCTCTGTATATGAACCGACACATGGCGGGCTTTATTGAGCTGGAGAGCCAGCACGACAGCTTCCGGCATATTCATGCGACGGGCACCGCTGCGTACAAGTGGCTGCCGGACAGCATCAAGGAAAAGGGCGTGGATTTGGACAAGCATCCGAACATTGAACTGCGCGAGTATATCTATGATATGGCAGATGTCATGGCGGCAGCAGATCTTGTGATTTGCCGCGCCGGTGCAGCGACGCTGGGCGAGCTGTGCGTACTGGGCAAGCCGTCTATCATCGTGCCGTCTCCGTATGTGGCGGAAAACCATCAGGAAAAGAACGCCCGCGCATTGGAGCAGAAGGGTGCCTGTCAGGTTATCACGGAGCCGGAGTGCACGCCGGAAAAGCTGTATCACGCAGTGACCGATTTGCTTGCGGATGATGAGAAGCTCGCTGAGATGGGTCGTTGCGCCAAGACCATGGCGATTCTGGATTCCAGTGAGAAAATTTATCAGTACATTCTGGAGGCTGCGCGAAAGTGAGAAACAGCAGGCGAAACAGCCGCAATGCAAAAACACGTCGGTCCGGAACGGGGAACGCTTCTCGCAATCGAGCGCCGCGCCGCGAACCGTATCATTCATCCGGTGCATCCCGCACCGGCGCGCGTTCCCGCCGCGCCCTCGTGGAACGGCAGAAAAAGAAAAAGCGCAGACGCATGATTTCGCGCATTGGCATTGCGGTGCTGGTACTGCTTGCCATTGTCTTTGCGCCGACGATTTTCTTTCAGGTGTCGAAAATCAATGTGACGGGCGATACGCGCTATACGAGTGAACAGCTCATCAAGTCAACCGGCGTCAAGCAGGGCGATAATATGTTCTTTCTGGATACCGAGCAGATTGCAGCGGATTTGAAAGACGAATATCCGTATTTGGACACCGTCAAGCTGCGCCGTAAGCTGCCGAGCACGCTGCAAATAGAGGTGAATGACCGCACAGCGGCGCTGTCTATCGAGCAGAACGGAAAATATCTGATTTTGGATATGTCCGGCAAGGTGCTGGAAAAAACAAAATCCGCCGCGAAGGGCACGGCAAAAGTGACCGGTGTGCCGATGAAGGGGTTGCATGTCGGCGATACTGTTGATGAGGACAAATATGGAAAGGCGGCTTCTGTCATGAAGCTGCTGGAACTGACGGATCAGTACGGCATGAAGAAACACATCAAGACAATTGATGTGGAAAAGGCGTATGATGTCCGCGTGACGTATGACAAAAGGTATACGATTTTACTCGGTGCACTGGAGGAAAGCAATCTGGAACACAAAATTCAGTTCCTCAAAGCGATTCTCAAAGAACCGTCCCTGCCGGAGAGCGGCGTGATTGATTTGACCGACGAAAAGGAAGCGCGTTACCGTCCGACGGAGGATACGACTTCCGATGTTGTCATCAAGGAGGAAGAACTGGATAAGGCTGCGGGGACTGCCGAGACCAAGACAGAGTCCGCAGACAGCACCGATACAGAAAGCACCGACGCAAACAGCACCGATGCAGACAGCACCGATGCAGACAGCACGGACGATTCCTCGAACTCGACCAAACAGGCCGACACGGACAACGGCTCGGAAGACAAAACCGACAGCAGTGCAGGCGGCAACAGCGAGTCGGACGGCGACAGCACGGCAGAGGCGGCGAATGATTGATGCGCACGGCGCGGGTTCGGTTAAAAATAAGAACTTTTTTTGAAGAATGCACCTTCTTGTCTTGCCAAAACGGCGGGAAAGAGGTAAAATGAAGAAAATGGATTCGAAGTGCCTGTCCGCGGGACGGGCGCCTCGGTTTGAGACGAAATAAAATTTACTTCATATAAAACGACGGAGGAGATCAAACATGGGTTTCGAGTTTGAAATGGATTACGATTCCGTTGTCAACATCAAGGTTATCGGTGTTGGCGGCGGCGGCAATAACGCGGTGAATCGAATGGTCACCAGCGGTCTGCAGGGTGTTGAGTTTATTGCAATCAATACCGATAAGCAGGCGCTGAATCGTTCGGAGGCTTCTGTAAAGATTCAGGTTGGCACCAAGCTGACCAAGGGACAGGGCGCAGGCTCCCGTCCGGAGATCGGCCGCAAGGCTGCAGAAGAGAGCCGCGAGGATATCAACAAGGCACTGGAAGGTGCTGACATGGTATTTATCACCGCAGGCATGGGCGGCGGCACGGGTACCGGCGGTGCACCGGTTGTCGCACAGATCGCACGGGAAATGGGCATTCTGACTGTCGGCGTTGTTACCAGACCGTTTGGTTTTGAAGGCAAGAAGCGCATGGAACAGGCAAACGCAGGCATTGATCAGCTCAAGGAAAATGTTGACTCTCTGATCGTTATTCCGAACGAGCGCCTGAAGTATGTATCGGATCAGAAGATCAGCTTCAAAAACGCATTTGAAATCGCAGATAATGTCCTGCATCAGGCAGTGGCTTCGATCTCCGAACTGATTACCGTTCCGGGTCTCATCAACTTGGACTTTGCCGATGTTACCTCCATCATGAAGGGCGCAGGCTTTGCACACATGGGCGTTGGCTCTGCTGCCGGCAAGGACAAGGCTGAGGAAGCTGCAAAGATGGCAATTCAGTCTCCGCTGCTGGAAAGCTCCATCAACGGCGCACACGGTGTCATTCTGTCTGTCATTGGTTCCGAGGACATCGAGCTGGATGAGATTGAGCAGGCTGCAAGCATGATTCAGGCAGCAGCACATCCGGATGCACACATCATCTTCGGTGCGTCTATTTCTGAGGACGCAGATGATGAGATTCGCGTTGTTGTCATTGCAACCGGCTTCGACAATCCGCCGGCAACCAAGCAGCAGCAGGATCGCTCTGCTATGTTCTCCAATGCAAAGAGAACCGCGCAGACCTTCGCAGCACCGGCTCAGCAGTTCTCTGCACCGGCACAGCAGTTCTCCGCTCCGGCGCAGCAGTTTGCAGCACCGGCACAGAGCTTCTCGGCTTCTCCGGTCGCTCCGATGCAGCCGCAGCAGGCACAGCCGTCTCAGGCACAGGCCAGCGTAGCAGACGGCCAGTCTCTGGATGAGGATGATCCGTTTGCAGATATCATGAAGATTTTCAGCAGCAAGTAATGGTTTGCTGACAACTTCGCGCTTTTTCGCGTAAAACAAGATAGAACAGAACAGCCCTTCTTCTTCGGAGGAAGGGCTTTTCATCGGAATGAAATTTGACAGGGAGGTGTGCGCTGTGGTTGAGTATCTGAAGTCCGAACAGGGAAAGATTGTTCGTTTGGACAGTGCGTGTCCAGGCTGCTGGATCAATCTTATCAATCCGACAAACGCGGAGGTGGAAGATGTCATATCCTCGCAGGAATTGGATGCAGGCTTTGTTCGCGCGGCGCTCGACCCGGAAGAATCCTCCCGTGTGGAATTGGAAGATGATCAGGCACTGCTGATTGTAGATATTCCGGTGGAAGAGGAGAGCGACAGCATCACGCGTGATGTGCAGATGTATGCCACGCTGCCAATGGGGATTGTCGTGTCAGATCAGGTTGTCGTGACGGTGTGTTTGGAAGATACCAGCGTGACCCGTGACATTGCGTCCGGAAAGATTGTGCGCGGCATTCAGACCGCGATGCGCACACGATTTGTATTTCAGCTGCTGCTGCGCGTAGCAGGTCGATTTTTGAATTATTTGCACCGCATTGAGCGCAGCTTCAATGAGATCGAACGCCGATTGTACGACAGTCAGGAAAATGAGGAT from Butyricicoccus intestinisimiae includes:
- a CDS encoding cell division protein FtsQ/DivIB gives rise to the protein MRNSRRNSRNAKTRRSGTGNASRNRAPRREPYHSSGASRTGARSRRALVERQKKKKRRRMISRIGIAVLVLLAIVFAPTIFFQVSKINVTGDTRYTSEQLIKSTGVKQGDNMFFLDTEQIAADLKDEYPYLDTVKLRRKLPSTLQIEVNDRTAALSIEQNGKYLILDMSGKVLEKTKSAAKGTAKVTGVPMKGLHVGDTVDEDKYGKAASVMKLLELTDQYGMKKHIKTIDVEKAYDVRVTYDKRYTILLGALEESNLEHKIQFLKAILKEPSLPESGVIDLTDEKEARYRPTEDTTSDVVIKEEELDKAAGTAETKTESADSTDTESTDANSTDADSTDADSTDDSSNSTKQADTDNGSEDKTDSSAGGNSESDGDSTAEAAND
- the murG gene encoding undecaprenyldiphospho-muramoylpentapeptide beta-N-acetylglucosaminyltransferase — translated: MKLLITGGGTGGHVNPGLAIAKYAQSRRNDVEIRFAGTSTGIESKLVPREGYKLYTVDVRGLKRSMSPSAVLYNIATLQKSLTATAKAKKILREYQPDVVVGCGGYASYPMVHAAQQLHIPTVLLEVNAFPGVVTKSCAKKADRVLISFENTRELLENRPNIRLTGAPVRGEIIFADREKARKKMKLADDEKLVVSFWGSLGALYMNRHMAGFIELESQHDSFRHIHATGTAAYKWLPDSIKEKGVDLDKHPNIELREYIYDMADVMAAADLVICRAGAATLGELCVLGKPSIIVPSPYVAENHQEKNARALEQKGACQVITEPECTPEKLYHAVTDLLADDEKLAEMGRCAKTMAILDSSEKIYQYILEAARK
- the ftsW gene encoding putative lipid II flippase FtsW, yielding MAFASGKKRGTRAVSRTASRPPQKQTNRRRKKARKAQRLQALLSKNLYTRRVYGWYEQEKEKRADAPLLLVTVMLLAIGLIALLSASYPKAYYSSSTGPFYYFIRQTMFAAVGLALMYVVSCIPYWKYKRWALHLYVLSIILLIVVLTPLGTSLNNSQRWLFGFQPSEIAKLAVMLLFAKLAAKNPKSVHRVKDLMFYALLVALLIGLLALEPHMSAAMIITVVAFSILFVAGMKVWFLVPLTGAGIAIIVLAYFNLSHVHSRLKVFLDPFSDARNKGYQIVQSLIAIGSGGPFGLGLGQSRQKFLYLPEPFNDFIFSVVCEELGFIGATLILGLFAFFVYRGFSIARRAGSRFGAFLATGITMQFAFQILLNLAVVTGLFPVTGASLPMFSYGGTALVMQMLEIGILLNISRNIPPSKKQ
- the ftsZ gene encoding cell division protein FtsZ, with protein sequence MGFEFEMDYDSVVNIKVIGVGGGGNNAVNRMVTSGLQGVEFIAINTDKQALNRSEASVKIQVGTKLTKGQGAGSRPEIGRKAAEESREDINKALEGADMVFITAGMGGGTGTGGAPVVAQIAREMGILTVGVVTRPFGFEGKKRMEQANAGIDQLKENVDSLIVIPNERLKYVSDQKISFKNAFEIADNVLHQAVASISELITVPGLINLDFADVTSIMKGAGFAHMGVGSAAGKDKAEEAAKMAIQSPLLESSINGAHGVILSVIGSEDIELDEIEQAASMIQAAAHPDAHIIFGASISEDADDEIRVVVIATGFDNPPATKQQQDRSAMFSNAKRTAQTFAAPAQQFSAPAQQFSAPAQQFAAPAQSFSASPVAPMQPQQAQPSQAQASVADGQSLDEDDPFADIMKIFSSK
- the mraY gene encoding phospho-N-acetylmuramoyl-pentapeptide-transferase, with product MTTIIAVSVIASFIIAAAIGPALIRYLHNMNFGQKILSYVPEHAGKQNTPTMGGFMFIISITLVTILSNVILVHSISIQSFTVLLLSLCYGLIGFIDDRTKIRKAENEGLTSKQKFALQLVLALVFLSVLHMGGYLLPSLYIPFAGVSLNIPWLVYIVIAAFIMVGCNNAVNLTDGLDGLAAGVTLPVAVYFIVIGVISNNTPVVVFASALAGGLAAFLIFNFNPAKVFMGDTGSLFLGGAVAGLAFACDQPIALVFVGLIYVIETLSDILQVSYYKATKKPVLDENGQPVRDAKGNVKMQGKRIFKKAPIHHHFQLCGWSEKKIVLIFAGITVVMCVLAYFGTAPHYL
- a CDS encoding magnesium transporter CorA family protein; translation: MVEYLKSEQGKIVRLDSACPGCWINLINPTNAEVEDVISSQELDAGFVRAALDPEESSRVELEDDQALLIVDIPVEEESDSITRDVQMYATLPMGIVVSDQVVVTVCLEDTSVTRDIASGKIVRGIQTAMRTRFVFQLLLRVAGRFLNYLHRIERSFNEIERRLYDSQENEDLMQLLGLQKSLVYFSASLKGNEVTMEKVLRGRILKLYDDDRDLLEDALIEIRQAIEMSGIYSTILAGTMEAYASVVSNNMNDIMKALTVITLIMTIPNMVFGFYGMNVSYLPGAVSFIPAIVSIVACVIAWRFLKKHKLY